A part of Anabas testudineus chromosome 9, fAnaTes1.2, whole genome shotgun sequence genomic DNA contains:
- the mblac2 gene encoding metallo-beta-lactamase domain-containing protein 2 gives MSAADWYAHKSLGDGLFWIQERFYQSGNRANIWLLRGTHQDVVIDTGLGLRSLPDYIDAKGLLGKDAQKKNPLLAIATHAHFDHSGGLHQFQQVGVHSAEVDALANGDNFETVTWLSDREIAEPPSPGWRARHYKVKAVQPTHILQEGDVINLGDRQLTVLHMPGHSRGSICLHDRDNKLLFSGDVVYDGAMIDWLPYSCVSDYISSCERLMGLVDSEQVDQVLPGHNNAFGAKRLHRLASTYISRAGTCPAKFSTFAWSALAGVALRAFNPRCAC, from the exons ATGTCTGCAGCCGACTGGTACGCTCACAAATCGCTCGGAGACGGACTTTTCTGGATCCAGGAGCGATTCTACCAGTCAGGGAACCGGGCCAACATCTGGCTGCTCCGCGGCACACACCAGGACGTGGTGATAGACACTGGTCTCGGGTTGAGGAGCTTACCTGACTACATCGACGCTAAGGGGCTGCTCGGCAAAGATGCGCAGAAAAAGAACCCCCTGCTGGCCATCGCCACCCACGCCCATTTCGACCACTCGGGTGGTCTGCATCAGTTCCAACAGGTGGGCGTCCACAGCGCTGAGGTCGATGCCCTGGCCAACGGAGACAACTTCGAGACGGTCACCTGGCTCAGCGACAGGGAGATAGCCGAGCCTCCCAGTCCGGGATGGAGGGCAAGGCACTACAAAGTGAAGGCTGTGCAgcccacacacatactgcaggAGG GTGATGTCATCAACCTGGGTGACAGACAACTGACGGTGCTCCACATGCCTGGTCACTCCCGGGGCAGCATCTGCCTCCATGACCGTGACAATAAGCTGCTCTTCAGTGGAGATGTAGTATATGACGGTGCCATGATTGACTGGCTGCCCTACAGCTGTGTCAGTGACTACATCAGCAGTTGTGAGCGTCTGATGGGGCTGGTGGACAGCGAACAG GTTGACCAAGTTCTTCCAGGACACAATAATGCCTTTGGTGCAAAGCGGCTCCATCGGCTTGCATCCACATACATCAGCAGAGCTGGAACGTGCCCTGCAAAGTTCTCCACGTTTGCCTGGAGTGCTTTGGCCGGGGTAGCGCTGCGGGCATTCAACCCCCGATGTGCCTGTTAA
- the polr3g gene encoding DNA-directed RNA polymerase III subunit RPC7 codes for MAGKGRGIAAFTFSIEALGIGRGSMPEARVGPTPLFPSTDFKPVPLKAGEDEDYMLALKQEMRGTMQRLPHNIKPQSNKAEVEKYTERYLKQNQLEDEEWTPDWNFFPKELMPQKKKPRINPKGTKKKTVKMSRKDAQEVLNKLDELAKKGDGNPEKSDEETEKKPGDEEEEIEGEEYDEEDIEEENDYIESYFDNGEDFAADSDENIDGEATY; via the exons ATGGCGGGCAAGGGTCGTGGAATAGCTGCCTTTACTTTCAGCATTGAGGCTCTGGGCATCGGCCGAGGCAGCATGCCAGAAGCCAGGGTGGGGCCCACTCCTCTGTTTCCA AGCACTGATTTTAAACCAGTTCCACTGAAAGCTGGTGAGGATGAGGATTACATGCTGGCCTTGAAACAGGAGATGAGGGGAACGATGCAGCGGTTGCCGCACAACATCAAGCCTCAGTCCAATAAAGCGG aagtGGAGAAATACACAGAGAGATACCTGAAGCAAAACCAACTAGAGGATGAGGAATGGACTCCAG ACTGGAACTTTTTCCCAAAAGAATTGATGCCCCAGAAGAAAAAACCTCGTATTAACCCTAAAG gcacaaagaagaaaactgtgAAGATGTCACGCAAAGACGCACAGGAAGTGCTGAATAAATTAGAT GAACTTGCAAAGAAAGGCGACGGTAACCCTGAAAAATCAGATGAAGAGACTGAAAAGAAACCAGgtgatgaggaagaagaaattGAAGGGGAGGAATACGATGAAGAGGATATTGAAGAG gAGAACGACTACATTGAAAGCTATTTTGACAATGGCGAAGATTTTGCTGCAGACAGCGATGAAAATATAGATGGTGAAGCAAcatactga